Proteins encoded by one window of Candidatus Finniella inopinata:
- the radA gene encoding DNA repair protein RadA: MAKLNHVFVCQDCGTSHSKWSGRCDECGSWNRLVEETVRAKSVGKKLQADTFFSQLSTIDETLSRQQTRLVSGIDEFDRVCGGGLVPGSVILVGGDPGIGKSTLLLQLVAALSATANCAYVSGEEALSQLRLRADRLQVNKAAVHMAASTHVGEIINALEQLPNLALIIVDSIQTMAVESLESAAGTVSQVRASAQEFITSAKKRGHVVILVGHVTKEGVLAGPRVLEHMVDTVLYFEGERNYDYRILRSIKNRFGATDEIGVFSMENQGLTEVKNPSALFLANHHQDVSGTAIFAGVEGTRPLLLEIQALVAPSYLASPRRTAVGWDNNRLAMILAVLESRCGISSANRDIYLNVAGGLKINEPAADLAVAAALISALKNRPVPTGSVYFGEIGLAGEVRSVNHTEIRLKEAAKLGFSNAYFAVPRTSKKTNQTFMEDSAIQVNPLRYILEMV; this comes from the coding sequence GGAACATCCCATTCAAAATGGAGCGGTCGCTGTGACGAATGTGGCTCCTGGAATCGGCTGGTTGAGGAAACTGTCCGCGCAAAATCTGTTGGAAAAAAACTTCAGGCTGATACTTTTTTCAGCCAGCTTAGCACCATTGATGAAACTCTCTCTCGACAACAGACACGCCTAGTCAGTGGCATCGACGAATTTGACCGCGTTTGTGGCGGTGGATTGGTTCCAGGTTCTGTCATTTTGGTGGGGGGCGATCCAGGTATCGGAAAATCAACCCTTTTGCTTCAACTTGTGGCGGCCTTGTCAGCCACAGCCAACTGTGCCTATGTCTCTGGTGAAGAAGCCTTAAGCCAGTTACGATTGCGGGCCGATCGCTTGCAGGTTAACAAGGCCGCTGTTCACATGGCAGCCTCCACTCATGTCGGTGAAATTATCAATGCCTTAGAGCAGCTTCCCAATCTAGCGCTTATTATTGTGGATTCCATCCAAACCATGGCTGTTGAGTCCCTGGAATCAGCCGCAGGAACCGTTTCCCAGGTGCGGGCCAGCGCCCAGGAATTTATCACCTCCGCGAAGAAACGCGGACACGTTGTCATTTTGGTTGGTCACGTCACAAAAGAGGGTGTTCTGGCAGGACCCCGCGTTTTGGAACACATGGTTGACACCGTTCTTTATTTTGAGGGCGAGCGAAACTACGACTACCGAATTTTACGATCCATCAAGAATCGATTTGGGGCTACTGATGAAATTGGCGTTTTCTCTATGGAGAATCAAGGCCTTACGGAAGTTAAAAATCCATCGGCCTTATTTTTGGCAAATCATCATCAAGACGTCAGCGGCACGGCTATTTTTGCAGGCGTAGAGGGAACGCGACCTCTGTTGCTGGAAATTCAAGCGTTAGTGGCCCCCTCTTACTTAGCATCCCCCCGACGCACCGCTGTGGGCTGGGACAACAACCGCCTAGCCATGATCCTGGCTGTTTTAGAAAGTCGATGCGGCATCAGCAGTGCCAATCGTGATATTTACTTGAATGTGGCTGGTGGGTTGAAAATCAATGAACCAGCTGCCGACTTGGCTGTTGCGGCAGCCCTCATCTCGGCCTTAAAAAATCGACCCGTACCCACGGGCAGTGTTTATTTTGGCGAGATTGGCTTGGCTGGAGAAGTACGCAGCGTGAACCATACCGAAATTCGCTTGAAAGAGGCTGCAAAGTTAGGCTTCAGCAATGCCTATTTTGCCGTCCCCCGCACATCCAAAAAAACCAACCAAACTTTCATGGAAGATTCCGCCATACAAGTGAATCCTTTACGATATATTCTTGAA